Below is a window of bacterium DNA.
GGCGGCGTGTGGTCCCAGGTCCAGAAACTGACGGCGTCCGACGGCACGGAGTTCGACCTGCTGGGCTGGTCGGTGGCAATCTCCGGCGACCGCCTCGTGGCCGGCGCCGCCGAAGCCAACATCGGCGTCAACAATGCCCAGGGCGCCGCCTACATCTTCGAGCGCACGGGAGGCGTGTGGTCCGAGGTGCACAAGCTGTTCGAACCGACGTCCATCCAGAACGTGGCCGAGTACGGTCATGAAGTCGACGTGGACGGCGACCGGATCGTCGTGGGCGCTCCTCGGCCGGCAGTGCCCAGCACGGCGCGGCCTACGTCTACGATCGCGACGAAGGCGGACCGGGCGCCTGGGGTCTGGTGACCGAACTGGTCGACGACATCTTCGACACCAACGCGAACTTCGGCTACGACGTGGCACTGGACGGGGAC
It encodes the following:
- a CDS encoding FG-GAP repeat protein; protein product: MGTRPHRSRIITLMGAALALTFAVVVGPAGAVTFETSVVISSDGVAADDFGWDVAMEGTTLAVGAPFADIGGNSGQGAVYIFELVGGVWSQVQKLTASDGTEFDLLGWSVAISGDRLVAGAAEANIGVNNAQGAAYIFERTGGVWSEVHKLFEPTSIQNVAEYGHEVDVDGDRIVVGAPRPAVPSTARPTSTIATKADRAPGVW